In the Candidatus Hydrogenedentota bacterium genome, CGGCAACGGCCCGCTTCTTCACGTCAACCACGTACCGGTTACCCTCGGGCCTGACGGCGATCAATTCATGCCCCGTCGATTTACACCATGCGGGCATATCGTACGCAAACCCCGCGTCCGTCGCCGTCACCTCAAGAATGTCACCAACGGACATGTTCTCGATCGCCTCTTTCACCTTCACGATAGGTCCGGGACATTGCATGCCAGTCACATCCAACTCCGTCTTCTTCCCCGCGGACTCGAGGTTCGCCGACTGCGGACTGGCGGGAGGCTTCGGTTCGGCTTTTTGCACGGTCGCCGCGGGTTTACGGTGATACCACGCCCACGTACGGAAACCGCCGTTCAAATTGCGCGCCCGGAATCCGTGCTGCTTCAAAAACCGGCAGGCGATGTATCCGCGCAAACCCACCGCGCAGTACACGCCAATCTCCCGATCTTTTGGAAGCTCGTTCACGCGCGACCGCAACTGGTCCACCGAAATAAGCATCGCGCCCGGGATGGCTCCCGCCTCCGCCTCGGCGGGCTCACGAACGTCCAGCCACAGCAGGTCCTTGGGCGCATCATCCGCCTCAACCAACTCAACGTCACCCTTCAACACGTTCGACGCCACGAAACCCACCATGTTTACGCCATGCTTGGCCCCGCCCCACTGCGGCGAATACGCCAGCTCCGCGTGCTCCAAATCCTCGACACTCATCCCGCTGCGCTGCGCCATCGCCAGCGCATTGATCATCACGTCCACGCCTTCCGTGCCGACTACCTGCGCCCCCAGAATCTTGCCATCCGGCGCGAACAGCACCTTCGTGCTTACGGGTTGCGCGCCAGGGTAATACCGCGGATGCTGCATCGGATGCACATACACGCGGCGATATACCGTCTTTCCCGCCTTCAACTGTTGCTCGGTCTGCCCTGTCTGCGCCGCGGCCAAATTAAACACCTTCACGATGCCCGTGCCCTGCGAGCCGCGATACGCCGTATCCCGTCCGCAAATCACGTCCGCCGCAATTCGCCCCTGACGGTTCGCCGGCCCTGCCAACGCTATCGCCGTCGGCTTCCCATCAACCCAGTCCGTCACCTCAACGACATCACCCACGGCATAAATGCTCGGATCACTCGTCTGCTGTTGCGCATTCACGCGAATATAGCCGCGCTCATTCACATCCAGCCCCGCGTCCTGCGCCAGTTTCGACGTGGGCCGCACACCCACGCACAAACACACGAAATCGCTCTCGATCCGTTTGCCACTTTTAAGAACCACGCGACCGTCCTCGATCGCCTGCGCTGTCTCCTCCAGATACACGTTGACCCCGTGCAATTGCAGTTCCTGCAACAATGGTTGCGTCATTTCCGCGTCCATCCGCGGCATCACGTGGTCCAACATTTCCACCAGCGACACGTCCAGCCCCCGATGACGCAGATTCTCCACAAGCTCCAACCCGATGAAACCCGCACCAATCACGCACGCGTGTTTCGCGCCGCTGACCGCTTGCGCAATCCGATCCATATCGCTCAGATCGTTCAGCACAAACGCCTTCGGGCTATCCGCGCCCGGAATCGGCGGACGAAACGGCGCAGCCCCAGGCGACAATACCAATACGTCGTACGGCGTACTCAGCACCGCGCCCGTGTCGAGGTTCTTTACCTCAACCGTCTTCTCATCGCGGTCGATGCGAGTCACCTCATGCCGCACGCGAATATCCAGGCCATACCGCCCCTGCAAGCTCGCCAGACCCTGCACGAGCATCGACCCACGATCGGCAATCGTCCCGCCGATGTAATACGGCATCCCGCAATTGGCGAACGAAACGTCGTTCCCCTTCTCATACACGGTCACTTCGGCGCGATCATCCAATCGCTTTATGCGCGCCGCGCAACTCATGCCTCCAGCCACACCGCCAACAACTACGACTCGCTTCGACATGCTCAATCTCACTCCCTATTGTCATCGTGGCAGGCCTTCCGGCCCCCAACGCTCTATTCCGAACTCGCTTCGCTCAACTACTCAATCGCCCGAACAAATCCATCAATCGTTGCTTCAATTCTTCGCTCTGCATTCGGCCTTCAAGCGTGTCCGACACACAGTCCGATAAGTGATGCTCAAGCACCAGCAAGCCCAAGGACCTTAGCGCCCCATTCACCGCCGCCACTTGCTTCACGATGTCGTAGCAGCCGCGTTCTTGCTCGACCATCCCCCGGATTCCCCGAACCTGTCCCTCAATCCGATTCAACCGGTCCAGAATTCGCTTCTTCGACTCATCCATTGATGCACCCCCTCGATTACCACTATACACATACTAAGTATATGTATATCACGCCCCGCCTCGCATGTCAACTTCTCGCACTCTTGTCTCCGTCACGGAACCTCTCTCCGCTTGCCGTGTTCTATCTTTCAGCACCAGAACCAACTCAGGAGAATTAACCATGCGACACTTCACGATTGGGGCGCTCGCCACCCTACTTGTCTGCGCCCTCGTGGCGCCCGCTTACGCAGACGATACTGCCCCCAAAGCCAAAGGGATGGCCGCCGACACCAACGGCGACGGAAAACTCTCGTACGATGAGGCAAAAGCGCATTCCCCAAAGTTCACGGAAGAACGTTTTAAGACACTCGATGCTAACGCCGACGGTTTCCTGACGCGTGACGAAATGCCCAAAAAGCGCGCGGCGAAAACAACTGACGGCACTCCCTCACCGGACGCCAACGCAAACAAGAGGTCCGCAAACAAACCGGGGCTCTTCGAGCGCGCCGATGCAGACAACGACGGCAAGCTCACGTTCGACGAAGTCTCTAGTGCCGCGCCAAAGTTTACAAAGGAACGTTTCGACAAGGTAGACAAGAATGCCGACGGCGCGATAACGAAAGAGGAGCTCGCTGCTGCGCACCCGCCCGCGCAAGCGCCTGGCGCAAAACTCATGGCGGCTGACGCCAATCAGGACGGAAAAGTCACTCTGGAAGAAATCACTGCAAAAGCGCCGAACTTTCCCGAGCAGCGTTTCAAGAAGCTCGATGCCAATGCGGACGGCTTTCTAACCAAGGAAGAGGTGGCCACGGCTGCACCTCCCTCGCCTCCTTCTCCGGTCGCAGCGTCTTCGACTCCGGCGCCCAGCGCCAATGAAAAGTTCAAGCAAGCCGACGCAGACAAGAATGGCGAGGTTACCTACGACGAGGCAAAAATCGTCGTTCCCGACATGACGCAAGATCAATTCTCGCGCATGGACAGGAATGCCGACGGCGTCATTACTCCCGACGAAACCCCAAAGCCCGGCAACGGACCGGCAGCGGGTCCCAAGGGTGAATCCGTCATGCAACTCGCGAAACGTGCCGATTCCGACATGAATGGGAAGGTCACCTACGATGAAATGAAGAAAGTCGCCACGGACATGACGCAAGAGCGCTTCAACCAACTCGACACGAACAAGGACGGCGTTCTGTCAATGGAAGATCGCCAGCAAGGCGGCAAACCCGGCAAGGGCGACACGGCACCGCGAGAGAACGCCATTCAGAAACTTCAAGCCGCCGATTCCAACGGCGACGGCAAGGTGACGCTCGAAGAAGCGCAAACCGCCAAACCCGGTTACCCAAAAGAAGCGTTCGACAAGTTCGACACCAACAAAGACGGCACGATCACGAAAGAGGATCTGCCTGCAGGCAATTGAGGGCGACTCCCCAACTCCGCTTTAAGACTCGTTAAGGCTATGCCATGAGGGATTCTCGCGAACACACTGGCTACGAGAAAGTTCCTGTGTGTTCGTGAGAAATCCGGGCTATTTCGCCTTGGCTTTCGCTTCCTTCTTTCGCCGGAGCAACCTCAAGAAACTCTCGAA is a window encoding:
- a CDS encoding FAD-dependent oxidoreductase; translated protein: MSKRVVVVGGVAGGMSCAARIKRLDDRAEVTVYEKGNDVSFANCGMPYYIGGTIADRGSMLVQGLASLQGRYGLDIRVRHEVTRIDRDEKTVEVKNLDTGAVLSTPYDVLVLSPGAAPFRPPIPGADSPKAFVLNDLSDMDRIAQAVSGAKHACVIGAGFIGLELVENLRHRGLDVSLVEMLDHVMPRMDAEMTQPLLQELQLHGVNVYLEETAQAIEDGRVVLKSGKRIESDFVCLCVGVRPTSKLAQDAGLDVNERGYIRVNAQQQTSDPSIYAVGDVVEVTDWVDGKPTAIALAGPANRQGRIAADVICGRDTAYRGSQGTGIVKVFNLAAAQTGQTEQQLKAGKTVYRRVYVHPMQHPRYYPGAQPVSTKVLFAPDGKILGAQVVGTEGVDVMINALAMAQRSGMSVEDLEHAELAYSPQWGGAKHGVNMVGFVASNVLKGDVELVEADDAPKDLLWLDVREPAEAEAGAIPGAMLISVDQLRSRVNELPKDREIGVYCAVGLRGYIACRFLKQHGFRARNLNGGFRTWAWYHRKPAATVQKAEPKPPASPQSANLESAGKKTELDVTGMQCPGPIVKVKEAIENMSVGDILEVTATDAGFAYDMPAWCKSTGHELIAVRPEGNRYVVDVKKRAVAAPSSCAAPSHAANRSGKTLVVFSGDLDRAMASFVIANGAAAMGSEVTMFFTFWGLNVLRKEQAPPVKKGLLDRMFGMMMPRGAERLRLSQMNMGGMGTKMMKYVMKQKNVMSLPELIASAKKAGVRMVACSMSLDVMGLKQEELVDGVEIGGVGMYLGQAERAGVNLFV
- a CDS encoding metal-sensitive transcriptional regulator — protein: MDESKKRILDRLNRIEGQVRGIRGMVEQERGCYDIVKQVAAVNGALRSLGLLVLEHHLSDCVSDTLEGRMQSEELKQRLMDLFGRLSS